A window of Dermacentor andersoni chromosome 4, qqDerAnde1_hic_scaffold, whole genome shotgun sequence genomic DNA:
GAGTGAGTGAGTGCCGCAGCACAAGAAATATAAATGGAAAGTTCGCCCGCCTCGTTGAAGGGTCGCCTCGATCTCCTTTGTAATGGGGGTTGGCCCGCTGTGATGTTCCAGAGGGGTTTGGCTGAGTGTCCCTGCCACTGTCAGGTGCAGTTCGTCTGCTCGCAATTTGAGAACAGTGACGCAGCGCAAACAACTTCATTCGTTCCTCCGTAAGTGTACTTGGCAACAAATGGCGCCAGCAAATAAACACAGTGCGGCATTCTACGACGTAGTTTCCCCGCTGCTTTACAACGTGCTAGTCTTTCAATACCTTTAATTGCCCCtgaagggtgaaaaaaaaaagtgccacttGAACTTCACTTGCGGCACAGCTTAGAGCGTCTGTGCATCTTCACACAAGGAGAGGGCGAAAATGGAGCTGAAATGCCAGAAAGAACACGAAAAATGAAAGCTAGGTGGCATACTTGTTTACAAGGACTGACGTATGCAGACGTTTCGCGCTGCGGCTGATGGTAGTTCAAGAATGCTGTTTCCGGCTCAAACACGCGTAAAGTGCGTCTGTGCTGATATAATAcgtaaaagagaaaacaaagaacgAGAATGTATGCAGAAGCTCCACTGGAGTTTTCTGAGTATCCGTAAgcacacccccaaatttcagttggcccatccccaaatttcagttggcccatctccaaatttcagttggcccatccccaaatttcaagttggcccagccccaaatttaggttggcccacgaccaaatttcaagttggcccaccctcaaatcttaagttggcccactcccaaatttagtTGCCCAACTCCAAATTTCAGATGGCCCAGCCCTATATAGGCTTCCTCAGTCATTTTCTATGGAGCTCAATGTATCCTATGGGTATGCATAAATCTGATCATACAGGTATTTCTgcgatctattttttttttcttaagctacCAAAGGACACGACACGCGAGCAGCAGGAAGCGTTGGCAGCGCTTTTCAACCAGAGCAGCCCAAAGCAATCTCGAGCTCTCGCCTCCGCGgagactggcgatgtggctgcagcgccgAGCATTCCTCGTCACTACAACCACCCCCCATCAAAAAAAGAAGCCAACCTGGCGACTCGTGGCGAGCATAGTATCATAGAGTCATAATACGGCTTCAGGTGCTGTACGTGGACGCTTTCACGACTACGACAGCGTTGGTTCtaggtggcgtgacaggctcgacgatatagttcacaggcgatgtcTGCGCTACAACACAGTAAGGTCCTTCATATTTGGAGACAACCTTGGATGAGAGGCCATCAGGAACAGCTGGAACCGAAAGCCACACAAGGGAGTCTGGAGATAGTGACAATGCGGGGGGTCACCGTCACTTCGACATTTTTGTTGCCATTAGTCGACGGTTGTAAAGGAACGGGTGATATGACCGCATTCCTCGGTGCGGCGGGCGGGTTCAGAGATTGGCGTACATTCGTATGAGTCGGATCTGTGTGGAAGCTCTGTGTCGAGTGTAGTcgaaggttcgcggccatacaagaagAGGAAGAACGGCGAAAAGTCTGTGGTCGCCTCTGGTGCAGTGTTGTAAGCGCAAGTGATGAATGGCAAAATAAGGTCCCCGTCAATGTGATCAGAGGTGACGTATTTAGAGAGAATGTCGCCAAGGGTGTGGTTAAATCTTTCCGTCaggccattagtttgaggatggcaggcggtggtggtgcgatgaacgatGCAACATTCAGCAAGGATAGCGTTTTCGACTTCGGAGAGGAACACACGTCCTCTATCAATGCAAAGTTCGCGAGGTGCGCCGTGACGGAGAATAAGGTTTTCCAGGAGGAAGGATGCGCTATCACGAGCTACggcagcaggcagagcggctgtttccgCATATTGCGTCAAGTAGTCGATTGCGACGACTATCTAGCAGTGTCCGGAAGCCGTGCTCGGAAGTGGTACATACAGGTCAATGGCAATGCGATCAAAAGGCCTAGCAGGGCACGGGATTGGCTGAAGTGgaccagagacatgctgagcGAGAACTTTGCGGCGTTGGCAGAGAGGGCACCATCGAATGTACTTGCACTCAAaggtgtacatgccacgccaataaaacctgcaGCAAAGCCGGCTGTACGATTTGAAGACACCCGCCtgtgcacactgtggatcagTGTGGAAGtcagaacatatttcaccacgaaAATGTCGACGTTAGACCAACAACTACGTGAGAACGGCAGAGGCGTAATTCCGGTGATAGAGAAAGCCATCTCGCATTTCGAAGTGACAAGCTTGACGGCGCAAAGCTCCAGAAGGTGGAGGAAGAGTCGACGAGCTTGAAAGGAAGCGGATAAAAGCGTTAATCCGGGCATCTTGCGTTGCTCCGAAGCCATATCGCAGTTCGCTAGGGACGAAAGCACTTCGTCAatggcagacaggcaggcagcgTTTTAGGTGGACACGGGTGAACGGAAAAgcgcgtcggcatcggtgtggcggCGCCCAGACCTGTAGACAACACGCACGTCGAAATCTtgcaaccgcaaagcccagcgagctaatcgGCTCAACTGATCCTTGAACGTGGGCAGTGTCGGATTTGACAGGCGATCCTACCGCTGGGATTgagcttgggaggaactaggatttactggcagtatttacattttgaacaggacatacattggcagactagcgcgactcccatatggagcccgcaaaactaacatacagcaaacagtttacgagcacacagctcactagtacatttctagtatgacagagcactcagctcccgacaacgagcacgacacgagcacacactagcagccggcaaacgctgcttataagcccttgctcgacgtcatagttcgacgtcattcaagatgacccgcctttttggaggatgaggtgcgtcgacttggaggatgagggctcacatacacgtgccgcacatacacacaggtgaaaaggccggacagttctcggtaccgcccagttttcagtgccgacgtcagagggcttcgtagaactctgctttgtcccgggtggctcggccaagtaccaatttcctgagttgatcgcgcgccacgtggctgccggcccttcgcagttctccgaagggcgtcccgtctggtgggcttggaacacgtgcagcgggctgaaagctggcacgttgccaccccgtacggccattcttaacagctcctccatggcccggaaaatctcgcctggccagtgctggcaaccgctgggcaggaagagaatggctggcgagcaagatgatggctttgctctctgcaacccctgcgtacttggaatgccttcaaccatcttacaacaactggcacagaagagccgacccggcaacacaataccgctcagcttTCAAACGCcaggaatcagctgctaacccaccaggcctcctatcacaattccaatgcaagtcactcaactgggaatcccaaattttgccccaaaatttcgtgccgccaaagcgagcgttcacgttcccctttcagttcgaccaaacctgactgtcgtgctgcacaagagtaaaggtttacgcaaaattaaaccgaaggctctcaaacaccaatacccaaacataacataagcagcctaacttcacgaacagcctgttcttaccctatcgtagtgacgtacttatctcacgtactgttgccactgaacagtctggccaactcaacaggtacgcaatcacaatcgcgctagctttgtggtccctattccgaacacgtgcttgcatccaacaaagttttcatcacgctgactcacatttttcctttagtccacacaggacacgttccttaaacaaacaaccaaatttgcgtaacttacgcatcacagaggaaccttcgaacaaatgtgtcttttactaactagctcttcgcacgcgtactagagaagtcagaatacggctgccttcgacacacacgagcaacccagtcatcaacgttctgcttccttccgtccgcacaggacacgcgttaatggacctaagagctcttctcagtgcaaatcacgcacttactgaaaatctacgcatTTAACCTTAGacaattcaaaaacacttaaaaagaaagaaggttaaataacacacgcgcgcgttacgataggcctctcaaagataaccttgaccttcaggttactcacgcatacacaaaaaaaagaaagcctatatacttattaatgaacacctcgcgagactacaggtttactttaaacgcgtctttcaaatctcgagcttctcaaacaaaacataaacagagctcataccttacatattgaaagaaatcctagtctcaaatcgcgaaaatctgcaaatgttcaaaaataaaacaaaacaacactactgcggaagctctcttggcctcccgttcccgattgcttacgactgactcatactttcagccgcacccgaggtggtcgcggtttaaaagctactctggctacggaggaacaacaaaagggctgactcactatcagctcccccaagacgttacggtctcctgccaatttgcgtcctcgcgccccgctttgaacatgacctcgactgaccgcgttgctactccccacctggtctcgtgttgccaccttgcgcttcattgtactgcacgctgagcttcgaagagaacgacggaacgacgaggaatttgacttccccgtgccctttgtccgcgtccgtgcagaacaagcttctcggtccccctttgaccggtggctcgaacgtgtttgatgcgtcaacatcgtccgtgacgaccgcacctgtcttttctccgcgccctgcccttctgggtctctcgccgtctttggcggcgctacattagtcaccgcattccgattttttcggcgcttctttctgcggcgctttctcctcgaactctctttcatgccgtcatctcgcgcctcgtgctggccgttacacatctcgtcggcccggatcggtctcttacccgcacagtctgattgattttcatttaaatcaacattctcgctgcctcgactggcggacagctcaaccgactctggcacaatgcagcaggctttactcgagttatgcaactcgcactcttgcgaactgccctctactgcattgcccagctcacgctgtgcatctgcacacagcccgtcggtatcgatcgctgtctcacgcgcacagtccgaatgattaacaactgaatcatccctatctaggctatctagactggcggagagctgcaccgatccctgaacaatgcagttgttctctcgtgagctacggagctcgccaccccgagaactattctcaactgcatcgtccagttcgcacttcacttctgcacgcagatctgactcgacatgggtgctcgcgtctgtcaagtccgtagtattctgtacctcgctaacgacctcgctaccatgagatgcgacgcacacgcgcggtaactgtgccaatttgttcgcagctggcctagctgtctctacattcatctgttggcacagcacctcgtcgctctcactctggcctttaacggcctctgctgccactaaggcttcgttagctgctagcacttcgagttcacttgtgaacgtgctgctactctcacaggtactactactttcctcggcttttgaacaaaatctgctatttacttcctgccactttcgctgcgtccagcctacagatttctccagccgctgttgacttcgctcgattgactgctcaaaaccttgaatctcattgttcaatgcatcaatgtactgcctcgttacttctgttaggccttcttcctgcgaaacccctttcagtttctgcctagcttcttcctgtttttgcctaaattcatcctgttcttgcctaattgcttcctgttcccgttttttacttagaattcgtttgcccatttgctctatgaatttcaaatcattctcactttcgagaattgtcttacgaatttctgattcattcaagttggcacggaagcagcatttggagcaccatggctcatACAACGCACCCTTCCACTTCGCAGGCGATCTTCGCGTTCTTGTTGCTGCTGTGTCCGTGCACAGCGTATTCGGAGTATGACCCTTCGCAACCACTaatactatcaagcaaggccacaatctaccagcagaccggcagctatctccacatcgacccactacaactactgcgcccagCCTTCTGCGCACCATCATCGTCAACCGTGTCGTCACATCGCagtggcaacttaagcggctgtccgagcgtcagtccgtttagttggcacggaagcagcatttggagcaccatggctcatACAACGCACCCTTCCACTTCGCAGGCGATCTTCGCGTTCTTGTTGCTGCTGTGTCCGTGCACAGCGTATTCGGAGTATGACCCTTCGCAACCACTggtactatcaagcaaggccacaatctaccagcagaccggcaactatctccacatcgacccactacaactactgcgcccagCCTTCTGCGCACCATCATCGTCAACCGTGTCATCACATCGCagtggcaacttaagcggctgtccgagcgtcagtccgtttagttggcacggaagcagcatttggagcaccatggctcatACAACGCACCCTTCCACTTCGCAGGCGATCTTCGCGTTCTTGTTGCTGCTGTGTCCGTGCACAGCGTATTCGGAGTATGACCCTTCGCAACCACTggtactatcaagcaaggccacaatctaccagcagaccggcaactatctccacatcgacccactacaactactgcgcccagCCTTCTGCGCACCATCATCGTCAACCGTGTCATCACATCGCagtggcaacttaagcggctgtccgagcgtcagtccgtttagttggcacggaagcagcatttggagcaccatggctcatACAACGCACCCTTCCACTTCGCAGGCGATCTTCGCGTTCTTGTTGCTGCTGTGTCCGTGCACAGCGTATTCGGAGTATGACCCTTCGCAACCACTggtactatcaagcaaggccacaatctaccagcagaccggcaactatctccacatcgacccactacaactactgcgcccagCCTTCTGCGCACCATCATCGTCAACCGTGTCATCACATCGCagtggcaacttaagcggctgtccgagcgtcagtccgtttagttggcacggaagcagcatttggagcaccatggctcatACAACGCACCCTTCCACTTCGCAGGCGATCTTCGCGTTCTTGTTGCTGCTGTGTCCGTGCACAGCGTATTCGGAGTATGACCCTTCGCAACCACTggtactatcaagcaaggccacaatctaccagcagaccggcaactatctccacatcgacccactacaactactgcgcccagCCTTCTGCGCACCATCATCGTCAACCGTGTCATCACATCGCagtggcaacttaagcggctgtccgagcgtcagtccgtttagttggcacggaagcagcatttggagcaccatggctcatACAACGCACCCTTCCACTTCGCAGGCGATCTTCGCGTTCTTGTTGCTGCTGTGTCCGTGCACAGCGTATTCGGAGTATGACCCTTCGCAACCACTggtactatcaagcaaggccacaatctaccagcagaccggcaactatctccacatcgacccactacaactactgcgcccagCCTTCTGCGCACCATCATCGTCAACCGTGTCATCACATCGCagtggcaacttaagcggctgtccgagcgtcagtccgtttagttggcacggaagcagcatttggagcaccatggctcatACAACGCACCCTTCCACTTCGAAGGTCTGTAAAAACTTTCCGCTTTATGCTAAGAAAAGTGACGACCCATTTTTGCTATTGCTTCCGTGCCAACAAGTGCTCTGTGAAATTGTCGCAGATTGTTTCTCTATGGCGTTGCTGTTATTGTGCTCAGGTGACGTGGAAACTAATCCAGGTCCTACTACGCGTACTGAGGCATTACTCGAGCTGCAGAATTTGCCATCAAATCCTTCTGAGCAGACGGAAGTTCTTTTCCGGCTGTTAAAAGACCTTCAGGCTCGTTCTGTACAATCTGCTAAGGGTCAGGCCGAGTTGGTTAACGACGTCAAGGCTATTAAGGTTGGTCAAAAGAACATCGAGACCAAAATGGAATGTATCCAGAAAAGATTAgacaaccttgaagaaaaaacaaatgtTCTAGACCATCTCCATGATGAAATGACTGGCATTCAGGCGTCGGCTCAAGCCCAAACAACTCGGCTTGACTCTTTACTAATGCGCGTTGACGAACTTGAGGACAGATCGCGACGCAACAACCTCATATTTCATGGCATCCGTGACTCTCGGGAATCGTGGGAACAGTCCGAATCACGCATAAGAGAAGCACTAACCGGTGTAATCGACAGCCTGCCTGACACGGCAATCGAACGTGCTCATCGCATTAGTCACTACACGCCTAATAAGTGTCGCCCAATTGTAGTTAAATTCACCAACACGAAAATAAAAGACAAAGTATTTTCTATGCGCGCACAGCTGAAAGAAAAGGGTATTTCTATCTCCGAAGATTTTTCGCCCGCCACCCGTCACGTCCGTAAAAAACTAATTGAGTACGCTAAAAGCCAGCCCCAACCATGCCCTTTCCAGTTAAGGTACACCAAACTAATAATGAATAAAAAACAGTTCGTCTATGACCCGGCAACAGACACCGTCAACGAGCATGCGCCATATGAACCACGAGATAACGGCGGGCATGCAAATTCCCAGCACGTGCCCAGTTAGGAAAACGTGAGGGGATGTGGACGAGAATCACGAGAATCATGCATCGTATCTGTGTTCTTTACAAATATTCGAAGCGTCGTGAATAAGCGCACTTCCTTAGAATCTGCCTTGGAGACTTGCAACGCCGACATCTTTGTGCTTACCGAAACGTGGCTACATTCACAGATTCAAGATAACGAAATTCTTCAAACCGCGCACCATTTTTCACTGTATCGTTGTGACCGTACAATGCGTCAGGGAGGCGGCGTGCTCTTAGCGATTTCTAAAGATTTCCCATCTCAGTGTATTCATGTCAATACTGACCTCGAAACGGTTTGGGCCATCATTGAAATCAATCACCAGAAGATAATCATTGGTGTTTGTTACCGCCCCCCAACTTATTCATCTAACTTCGTAAACGAGATGCATGATATCATTAATATTGTTACATCTCGTCATCCTACATTACCCTTATATTTGCTTGGCGATTTTAATCTACCGAACATAATATGGAATACTGAACCTCCAACTTTACACCCTTTTTCTTCATTAGCCAATGAGTTCTTAGACATGTGCTCTGTCTTCTCACATTCACAACTTGTTACTCAACCCACACGCACTACCGAATCCGTTGGGAACACACTTGACCTTCTATTAACATCGCGGCCTGACCTAGTTTCCGACATCACCTATTTACCCGGCTTGAGCGACCATTCAGCACTTTCGTTTGACTTAAATATTTTGCGGCCAAAAACCGGTAAAAAATTCAAATCTTTTCGGGACTACGCAAAAGGAAATTTTGAAGCAATCAACGCCGAATTATCTGCTTTTCTAGACGTATTTATaaacaacttcgacagccgtaccGTTCAGACCAACTGGAATATGTTTGCTGCAAAAATTGCGGAACTAACAAACAAATACATCCCACTGCGCACCATTGCATGTAATCTAAACGCCCCATGGTACAACATCCGTCTCAAGCGCCTgtctaataaaaagaaacgcctgcaCAAATTAGCCAAACGTTCACCTAGCGTAAACCACTGGACCAAATACAAACTGGCGGCAGATGAGTATGCAGCCGCACTTAAACAAACCAAAGATCACTTCCTTGGCAATACCTTGCCTTTAATGCTTAAAACCGACACCAAGAAATTCTGGCGCGTCATTAACCCCAAGGCGGACGACATGATAACCTTAATCGACAGCTCTGGAAATGTTATTCCAACTAATCAATGTGCGTCCGCGCTTAATGATGTTTTCATGCACAACTTTTCATCAACTACACACATTACTCTTCCATCCACGCACGACTACGATTACCAAGAAATGTTTCCCATAATCATTGAACCAGCAGGCATCATACCAATTATCTCATCTTTAAAACTATCTTCGGCTCCAGGACACGATTTAATAAACgcgaaatttttgaaaagcactagCTGTTATTCTTCAATTTTCCTAGGAATGatcttccaacagtcgctagataagGGTTCTTTGCCTGATGAATGGAAGATTGGGAAGGTGATCCCACTCCATAAGTCGGGTGACAAACATTCTCCATataactaccgccctatctcgctcacttccattccatgtaagatgttagaacatatacttgcctctaatcttgctagctttcttgaaactaactcatttttttcaccatcgcaacatggcttccgcaagacatattcatgtgaaacacaactagtttTATTTACGCATAAGCTAAACGTCATTCTTGACCGCTCTTCAACTgccgactgtatatttttagacttttcgaaagcgtttgacaaagtgtgcCATAACCTTCTAATGTTTAAGCTGCATCGAATTAACATTGATCCCAGACTGCTAGCATGGCTTGAGTGCTTTCTCtctaaccgttcacagtttgtctttgctaatgACTCAACATCTCAACCGAGCAGAGTACAGtccggcgtacctcaagggtcggtacttggtcccctcctttttttaatttacataaatgatctaccctcttgtgtttcctctaacattcacttattcgccgatgattgcgtaatcttCAGGGAAATAATATGTGACACTGACATATCTTCTCTTCAATCCGACCTTAACGCTATTTCTACTTGGTGCCAATCATGgtcaatggaattaaatattaaaaaatgtaaatttatgcgCGTGTCCAGAACTTCTAACCAGCTTCCTTCTTACTACGTTAATAATCTCCCCTTAGACCCTGTTTcctcctacaaatatcttggtgtccatattactagaaacctctcgtggtccatgcacgcttcttacgtaattaaaaatgctaaccgcatgctgggaTACCTAAAACGCAATTTCACTAAGGCAC
This region includes:
- the LOC140217034 gene encoding uncharacterized protein, with translation MAHTTHPSTSKVCKNFPLYAKKSDDPFLLLLPCQQVLCEIVADCFSMALLLLCSGDVETNPGPTTRTEALLELQNLPSNPSEQTEVLFRLLKDLQARSVQSAKGQAELVNDVKAIKVGQKNIETKMECIQKRLDNLEEKTNVLDHLHDEMTGIQASAQAQTTRLDSLLMRVDELEDRSRRNNLIFHGIRDSRESWEQSESRIREALTGVIDSLPDTAIERAHRISHYTPNKCRPIVVKFTNTKIKDKVFSMRAQLKEKGISISEDFSPATRHVRKKLIEYAKSQPQPCPFQLRYTKLIMNKKQFVYDPATDTVNEHAPYEPRDNGGHANSQHVPS